CTGATTTTTAATAACTGAAGTCTGTTAGCATCTCTGTTAGCATTGGTGTAGGTTAGCCGGATTGTAACCCACCATGTGGGCACTTTAAGCCGGTAGATCCATTACCGGACAGACTGAAGATCACTTTGACCTCGTCTAATGTTAGATATAAAACTCCAAACGCAGGACAGGTGTGGTAGAAGACAGGCAACAGTCTGACAGCAGGGCAGGagatgctaacatcagctagcTGACAGTCTGCAGAGTGAAAATGCCAATAATACatatttaattataattaatgCAGGTTGTACAGTGTGTCcataagcctttatttttgacaaatgCTGTTCAGACGTATAGTTTGAGTTAAAATGTGAGTTTTGCGGATGGTGTTGGGTGCAGGCTGGAGCTGTATCCGTCAGTTGTGTTAATGTTGGTGAAGAATCAAAACATAAATCACCTGTTAGGTTTGATTTAGTCTATATAAATGAAGATCTTCCATAAAAGCTCTAATAAAGGAGTCATACTAGACTGTAAACTGACTTTTGTCTTTAAATGGACACTAACTCGGGCACCAACCAAACTCAATGCATTTTTCCCCCGCaaaatattcagacttttattctgaaaatatcaGGACAGTCTGAAGGTATTCTGTAACGTCCTGTATGCTTTTATTAGTGAGGCCGAAGTATTACATTAACTCTAAATGGTCTGAAAGCCTTTAAACGTGGGGACCCCTGGATAAAGTTAGATTTAAGCTTTGGTTTCCCAGATGATGGCTCCTCGTAGGgaaggaacacacacagagatgcatacagacacacacacacactcacacacacacacacacacacacagacacacacacacacacagactcacacacacacaaagacacacacactcacagacagagatgcatacacacacactcacagagacacacacacacacacagacagacagacacagagacacacacacacagagacaaggaAAAGACAGACCAAGCGACAAACTCAGAAAGAAAGTGTGTTTGGTTGGCTGGTGTATTATAATCTAAGTGTGTTAatatgtggtgtgtgtctctgtgtgtgtggctggtgTATTATAATCTAAGTGTGTTAatatgtggtgtgtgtctctgtgtgtgtggctggtgTATTATAATCTAAGTGTGTTAatatgtggtgtgtgtctctgtgtgtgtggctggtgTATTATAATCTAAGTGTGTTAatatgtggtgtgtgtctctgtgtgtgtggctggtgTATTATAATCTAACGGTtatgtgctgtgtgtttgtgtaatctAATGTAAGCATGTGACTgtattataatgtgtgtgtgtgtgtgttgcagacgATGGCTCCTCGTAAAGGGAAGGAAAAGAAGGAGGAGCAGGTGATCAGTCTGGGTCCTCAGGTAGCTGAAGGAGAGAACGTGTTCGGAGTCTGCCACATCTTCGCCTCCTTCAACGACACCTTCGTCCACGTCACTGACCTCTCCGGAAAGTAAggctccctccctcctcctcctcctcttcttcttcttctcgtcctcttcttctcctcttcttcttctcgcTGGAACTAAGAGAAATgttcatctttctctctcatcacacacttttacacataTGTAGAGAGACACACTCATAGCTGTCTGTATTTCTGACTTTTTGTCTTAATATTCCAGCTTTCTGCCATATTAGTCTTAACTTATTCTGAGTTTTTTTGCTGTAATTTACTTAAACTCTTCATCTAGACTTAATAGTCTGAATCTCTTAATTTCTCCTCCTCGTCTCTGGAACCCACATACTTCATCTTTCTCCCTGAATagactcacacagagacactcacacagactaACACTCATGGCTGCCTGTATCTCTGACTTTGTCTTTAATATTCCAGCTTTCCTCCATAATAGTCTTGAGTTTTTAGCTGTAATGTTCAGACTTAAAGTCTGAATCTTAAGAcagttttactgtaaatatttcAGCTATTTGATCTaaaatattcagacttttaGTCATTGAAGAGGCAGCAGAACTTGTCTTTCAGTCTCCCGGTAAAGCAGTGTTGTTGTACCTGTGTTCTGATTGGCCGGTGTGTTTCCAGGGAGACGATCTGCCGCGTGACCGGCGGCATGAAGGTGAAGGCCGACAGAGACGAGTCGTCACCGTGCGCGCCAGGGCGTGGCCATGTTGGCATCACGGCACTCAGGAGGGCGTGGCTCAGGtacgcacaaagacacacacacatcacacactgcACATCAAGCTGAGGGCTACCGGGggcaacaggtacacacacacacacacacacacacacacacacacacacacacacacatcaagctGAGGGCTGAGGGCTAAGCTGGGGGCTACCGGGGCAACAGGggcaacaggtacacacacacacacacacacacacacacacacacacactgcacatcaAGCTGAGGGCTACCGGGggcaacaggtacacacacacacacacacacacacacacacacatcaagctgcacaacaagcacacacacacacacacacacacacactgcacacacacacacacacacacacacacacacacacacacactgcacatcaAGCTGAGGGCTACCGGGggcaacaggtacacacacacacacacacacacacacacacacacacacacacacacacatcaagctGAGGGCTACTGGGGggcaacaggtacacacacacacacacacacacacacacacacacacactgcacacacacacacacacacacacacacacacacacactgcacatcaAGCTGAGGGCTACCGGGggcaacaggtacacacacacacacacacacacacacacacacacacacacactgcacatcaAGCTGAGGGCTACCGGGggcaacaggtacacacacacacacacacacacacacacacacacactgcacatcaAGCTGAGGGCTACCGGGggcaacaggtacacacacacacacacacacacacacactgcacatcaAGCTGAGGGCTACCGGGggcaacaggtacacacacacacacacacacacacagactttttttttatatatacactaccggtcaaaagtttggggtcacttagaagtttccattccagacagaatacctgctgagatcagttgtattgtttttttaatcagagcagcagttttcagattacattatgtgtttacataattgctaaatggttctcgactgttgtagaa
This genomic interval from Perca flavescens isolate YP-PL-M2 chromosome 13, PFLA_1.0, whole genome shotgun sequence contains the following:
- the rps14 gene encoding small ribosomal subunit protein uS11, encoding MAPRKGKEKKEEQVISLGPQVAEGENVFGVCHIFASFNDTFVHVTDLSGKETICRVTGGMKVKADRDESSPCEGVAQVRTKTHTHHTLHIKLRATGGNRTKTPGPGAQSALRALARSGMKIGRIEDVTPIPSDSTRRKGGRRGRRL